From the Oenanthe melanoleuca isolate GR-GAL-2019-014 unplaced genomic scaffold, OMel1.0 S081, whole genome shotgun sequence genome, the window CCTACCTTAGCACGTGCCTGTACCATATCAGTCAGTGAAGGATCCCCTGGCAAGGCCTGTATAATTTTAGCACAATCTGCATTAGCATTGTCTCTGGCTAGCTGCTTACACAACAACTGCCTGAGAACATCATCCTcaacctgcttttccagggctgctgccaccttctCAACAAATTGCAAAAATGGCTCAGTGGGACCCTGAGTAATTTTCACATATCTCGGCttaggagctgcagcctctattgtttttaaaattgctgcaaAACCTACTTTTTGGCATTGCTCAAGAATCAGGGGGTCCCAGGTGGCCTGCAGGTCAGGGCTGGCAAAGCGAAACTGACCCAGCAGGACTTCCCGACCCACAGCATGCCTGGGATCCTCTCGAGACCGTCCTATATTATCTGCAGCAGCCCGGTCAGCCATCTGTGTCCAGGTATCTTCAAACACTCTGAACTGCACAGGCTGAAACAGCACCTGGGCTATATGTCTAATATCATAGGGTGCTAGTAAATCTGTATTCAGCACTCTAAGAATTTGCATGACCTGAGTAGAACCAAGCCCATATCGTGCTACTTTATCTTGCGAATCCTGCACCACCCGCCAGGCAATCGGATCGTGCCTGTCCTGTTGCCCTGTCTGTGGGACTcctttgaaaacaggaaaaacctgaGCCCCTCCCGTCCCGTGGGCATCCTCgtcactgctctgtgacagTCCGTCCCCCGGGACCGGGGAGAGCTCCGCAGGGTCATCCTGGCCATTTCCCTCCATTCGGAGAGCCCCTCCCCTCGGCATTCCCACCTTCTCTAAGAGGTCCCAATCCCCCTTTTCCAATGCTCCCATCCTGACCGTTTCCCAAAACCTGTGGGGATTTCTGCCACGCCTGCTGGTCGATACGAGACCACGCCTCCGGCGGGAGGGGTGCAGGTCGCCGGCATCCGCGGCGCCGGACCGGAGCGATGGCGGCGATCCGTGCCGGCCGGGAGACATCACGGAAGccgctggcactgctgaagatGCGGGAACGGTGGCACCGGCCGTCGTCAGCGCGGCAGGACGCGGCCGTACCGACAAGCGGGGGGGTAACATCGTCCCGGAGAGATCGGCGGGGGAACCCGGAACTTCTGGGATCGCGGAACTGAATGTCGAACGTCGCTCAGGGGGCGGCACTGCCGCCCGCGCGGCCGGCGGTgtctgctgccctgtccctgggggaCGGGCCCGCAGACGGTACGGGGCCCACCCCCACGGCCGGGCCGCCCGCGATCCGCCGCGATTCCGTGGAAGTGTCAGCCGCGTAAGGTAGCAATGCCGCGTGAAAAGCCGCCGACCGACCTGTTGCGGCCGCCACGAGTAACTGCTCGACAACATCGATCGGGATAACAGGCGTTTGGGCCGCTTCTGCCGGCAATGGAGGGGCGGTGGGTGTGGTGACGTCAGCGAGTGACTGTCTCTGTTCCCGTTGCAATCCCACCCCCCTGGGGATGAATGCCTCGACGTGCTGCGGAGCGACTGGGGGGGGGTCTTCCCGCGCTGCTGGTGCTTTGTTCGTCTAAAAAGTCTTTTGATCGAGGGCCCGGAACGTAGTCATTAAACAACAAACACTTCGCCCTCGGGGGTCTTTGGGGGGGCAACTCCGACTGCGGGGATTTTTCCGGGTACCAGTCAAACTCGTCCCCGCTTTGTCCTGTTTCGCTCCATTCAGAGCCTGATTCCCCCTCCATCAATTTTACATTGATGGTCCCCCAGGTTTTTATTATAGGGACAGCTGAGGGTTCCCCTTCACATATAGCTTCATACAATCGGTCTCCTAATTCTCGCCAAGCTTTCTCAGAAAAAGCCACTCCTTCGTTCTCAGGGAATCCTCTTTCTTTTGCCCACTCTAATAAAGTTACCAAGTCCTGGTCTGGGATTGGGGCATCCAAGCCTTCAAGAACGTCCCTCCATAAGGAAAGTATGGTTCGTTCTTGCTTAGATTGCTGATTCCCCATCATCCCGGAATTTCCCACCTAGCCGCtatgctgggagggaggggggaaagcgCAGTACCTCTCTCGCCGGGAAGGAGAGCAGTCCGCGGCTCTCCCCGTCCGGACTTGATCGGCGCTCGGCTCTGCGGGTCTGCGGGATCTCTTGGCCTGGCGCTGCCGGGGCTCCGCGGGCTGCGGGACTTCGCTCGCCGATCCGAGGCTCCAAAGCCGAACCCGATCGCGCTGCTCCGACGAAAGGCGATCTCGGTGGAACCTCCAAATGTCGCTACTCGCGATGTATTTCGCTAAaataacgacacggactcctctagctaggtggctaaagaaACGGTTTATTGAATGGCGGACCATATTCTTATAGTGTGTTCCacaaactacaaacagaacagcagtctattggataattgaagaaaacaaaactttctcacaaaccgtgagaactgtttatcatcGAAGCACAAgtgttaatcttgttattaattcctttttatttttccccagcgttatcaccctgggaaaggctcaggctggaactgagaaactgtctcagcctgggaaaactTTCTCTGCATGAGacagaaactgtctcagcctgggagcttccctgcatgagaaaagtttcaagcccTAGCCATTTTCAGTCTGAGGCTTCAATGGCGTCCACACCTGACGGTAATCCCCACTTAATAGAGCAATGCCCTCTGCCACACAGCAAGACCAAAGGTTACAGAAAGACTTGCCAGGGTCCAAGAACTAGTgcttagagtttaaaatgtaacagactatgctaatataaggatttctataggctgtatgtaaatgctatagaagTTGTATATTGTATTACATTGGTTAGtagaaattagaatattcatcatagaagaagatttattgtattgtaaacgggaaatcactgtcttcttttctcctcttcactCTTTACTCTCTCCTTTTGCTCCCTtgtccctcttctctctctctccctgcttttatctctttttgtcctgctctggggctgtgccgggcagcccCTAGCAGCgtcttttataataaactgcaactgtaagCTTTAGCTTCAACAGGGCACTTGAGTTTTGTCCAGGACCGTCTATCCCACCACAAAGACTCCCGCAGCTCCACCCATGTATGACAAAGACAGCTCCAACAGCAtccaaaaaaaatataaaggttgCCTGCAGCTCTTTCATCCTGTGTTTGAAGAAGCACAATCTGTACAGGAACAATGCTGGTGGTATGAGAGGCTTGGAGACCCTCTCACAGACCaactctggcacagcagcaaagaCGAGCTGTGCCAGCAAGGACTGAACCTAAGGAGGAAAATGCTCCCACTTGTGCATCTCTGCCCAAGCGTTGCTTCAACCTCCCCATGGTGTGAggtatgggaaaaaaatttactctTTCTTTCCACCATGGTTTGGTGGTTATTTCAGTGGGGTGACTGTGTCAACTCATTTTGGATGCAAAGGGATCTAAagatcatttttatttcattttcaaatacacCGGCTCCCCAGAAAAGAGGCATTGACTGCATCCACCAAATCAAGTGGCTCAAATTCCTGAGCAACATTGCCTTGAAGACTTCATGGAATgacaaatatataatttctcGGGGCACctttttccagtgcctcaccaccctcattgtCAGGGATGTCATTGTCAGCTCCAATGGAAAAGGCACATGGAAAACCCGTAGAAATCAGTCTcactctctgctttttcatggCACTCCTGAGGAGACTGCAAGAGTTGTCCCAGAATGAAGGAGAAATACAAGACCCAGGGttgaatgcaaaataaatttattgagtctaaagaagaaaagcagctagGTGACAGACAGCACTGGGAGCAAGCACAAAGATGCAAAGGGCGtgtccagcagcctgggctgcagataGAGAGAGGAATAGAGGGGGAGCAGACAGTCccactgggctggcactgggtggtggggaatggaaaggaagggaagagagacgagagagcaggagaaggaagtaGTAACCAAAAAGCTTAAATCCAATGTTCCaaaactttatcttcattccagCAGTGTGCTCTGAGATTTTGGAGGTTCTTGCCCAAGGATGTTGGCAGCAGCATCTTTAGCAGGGACGACAACATCTTTCACCACAACCGCGGGTGATGCAGGAGATGTCAAAGCCCCCGGAGCTGATGGGCACTCCCtcagagctgaggatgctgccaaCGGCAGCGGAGGTGGAGGATCCCACCACGgtgttctgtgggaaggagctgaggatggggccgGGCAGGGTCACCAGCACAACAGGCGGCTCAATGGCCACGtgggagctctggcactgcctgacacagcactcattgcagctgctggccagcgGGCAGGGGccgcagggctggcagcaggagttgcagggctggcactgctggcacttcTCAGGGCAGGACATGTCTGGAGCCTGGcgctgcagctggcacacagggcagggagcaagCAGAGCACACGCACACCTCAGACACAGCCCGCAAGGCACCCCAAACCACACAaggccctgctgcctgcccagctccaggctgtgcaggccCAAACTGGGCATCCTTTGCCTGAGCCCAGCAcgctccttcccagctcagccaggcccagccgtgctcctgcctgggctccatGAAAATCAGcacctcagcccagccccagcctctgccCACAACACACGGTCTCCCCTCTGCCCACACCACCACCATGGCAGAACATTCCCAGAAGAGCAAGGGGCAGGAAGAAGGGCTGGAAAGCTCAATGCAGTTCcagacagggaggaggagaaaggggctTGCAACTCACCTGGTTGCCAAGGAGAAGGAGGTGACAGAAGTGGTTGACAGAGCCACAAGTTAGGCTGCCTTTTATCCTGGCCCCACAGTGCCTCAGGGCCCACAGTTCATACTGCTTGAGTGACGATATTCCTGCATGATCCCAAATGAATGGAAACATCTCTGGGAATGGTATGGCATGAGTTGGTTTTTCCCTCTACAATGACTTTGCATTTCCTGTCTTCCATCATATCCATTCCCTCAAAAACACTTCTTCTGAATGCTGGTATGGGAGATTCCAGGTTTCCTGGGGGCAAGGATGTGTCAGTGTGGGCAGAAGAAATGAACGAAATGCAGAAGGGATCCAACGGATATCAGGTGATGTTAGCCTGGGACACTGTGGTGGACATTTATAATGCTGCCAGATTCTTGTAAATCCTCCTGACTGCATTGTCCTCATCTGCTCCACGACCTTCCAGTCATTTGCCCAGCACCAAATGGCCTCACAATatgctttgtctttttaatgATCCTTCTTTGCCTTCCTCCTTTAGCCTGCACGCACCTTGAGCTTGGTGTagctctgctgcctgagcaTGAGTCCTGCTTTGtgtgctctggagcagctctggaccagagctccccagcatctcctcagTGCCATGCCTTGCTATGGCCTGTGGCCCGTGTGCTCAGCCATGAGCAGTGATGTGTgtggcagtgtggctgtgccccagtgtgTGCGAGTATCTGCACATGCCTGTGCTTGTGCCCTGGTGGGAAGAGCCCCTGAGAGCCTCTGGCCTGGCTGGGGATGGttgtgctcagggcagagcactTGTGTGCAGCCGCCCTGGCCGTGTGCCTGTGCACGTGTGCCGGGCTCTGTGCGTCTGCCTTCATCTCTGTGCGCACCTGGGCAGGCTGGCAATGTGTCAgtgcccctggctctgtgggCACAGCTGTAGAAATGTTGGACAGCCTTTCCTGCTCAATGATTTGATAGAAGTCCATGTTCTCAGGGTGCAACATGTAGGTTCTGGAGTTTTACTTGGGACACTGggcctccctggctgctcagacCACTTCTCCTCCAGTTGGTCAGGAAAACCCTGGTCATGGTTTCACATAGAGAATGAAATTATCTCTGCCCTGACCAGACAAGTGAAGCTATTAcacactctgcttttccttcttcagaaagGCATTGGATTGTTTTTTCTAAAGATGCATCTTCATGGCATTCTTCTAGGTGagccagcactgtctgtggaaTGTGTTTTGAGCACCAAGGGAATGGgtacaaaacaaaatcagctgCATGTTTTCTCACCCTCTGCTTTCACCAGCTTTTCCTCTGAGCTCACAGGAAGGGTTtccagagaaggaaggaaaacttaGAGGCATCAGTTTGGAtgcaaaaacaattttattgaGTTTAAGAAGAAGATGAGGAGGCTCACAGAGGGCACTAAGAGCAGCCAGTACAATGCCAGAGGGATGTCTGTCTGCTTGGCCTGCACAGGTAAGAACAGGACCCACAGGGCTGGCATTGTGTGGGAGTGAAGgaacagagggaagggaaagaataGATAGTGCcataaagcaagaaaaaccaaacagccTAAATATACAACGTTCCAAAGATGCGTCTTCAATTCAGTACCATGTTCTGAGGTCTTTGACTCCAGACCCCAATGTTCCcaagggcactgccagcagattTAGCAGGGACGGCATCTGCTGCCACCATAGCAGCTGGTGATGCAGGAGAGGTCAAAGCCCCCGGAGCTGATGGGCACTCCACCACAGCTGAGGATGTtgccaatggcagcagaggtggaggatcccacggcagtgttctgtgggaaggagctgaggatggggccgGGCAGGGTCACCAGCACAACAGGCGGCTCAATGGCCACGtgggagctctggcactgcctgacacagcactcattgcagctgttggccagcgggCAGGGGccgcagggctggcagcaagggTTGCAGGACATGGCTCGGGGTCACAGGAGCACCTAAGATTGAAGgaagggagaagcagaaagtgAGGACacatgaggagcagcactgcacccaAACACCCTGCAGCCAAGGCACCTGCTGGCCCACattgcactgcccagctcaaaGCCCAGGAGCCACCTGAGCCAAGTCCCAGCCTCTCTCTGTCTGCACAAGaccttctctcccctgccctctcccagcacaagcagctcccagccctgggctgtgacagcccCTGTCAGCTGAGACCTACAGCCAGGAAAGAGCTGGTcttgaagcagctgcagcagcagcaggagcagaagaggCTTCCCACTCACCTGattcctgaggaggaggaggtgagagaaGTGGATGAGAGCACAGAGACTTGGGCTGCCTTTTATAGCAGTCCTGCACTGCCTCAGGCCCAGAGGCATGTTAATGGAAGTCATAATTTTGTGACCAGCTCATGTCAAATGTGCACCATGTCAGCTAATGGTAggggctgtgtcctggtttCCTACTTTGCTGCCGTTTCATTTAtggtttctgtgtttgaaaaccTTTTAGTTTTAGGGCCAGGATGAGAGCCTCAAGAATTTCCAGGACATAAACACGTCAGAGGAGGCAGAATGCTGGGATCATGGTCTGGTGGCATTCCATGCAGGCACGTGATACGTCTTGATTCCTCCCTACTGGGTCAGCATTAGGTCAACAGTCCATGTCCATTTCTccacttccttccttctcttcccctctcttGCGTTTTGCTTCTCTCCACCAGACACAGCAAGGACACTTCTCTCAGAAAACTGCTGCCCTACCTCTCTAGGGCTTCAGCCACACGCTGGACTTTCTCACAACATGTTCTTACTGACAATCCTTGGTTGTTATTATGAGCTGTGCTTGGTTGACCTTGGTTGGATGGCATGCACTATCCAGCCACTCCATCACTTCCATTCTGAGGTGAAACGGAAgagaatataggaaaaaaacaactagaATTTTAAGATAATACTGTTTGCAAATACATAACCAAAATATTGTGCACACTGTAGTAAacaggaagaaacaaaagaaagatgccacttattttattttttttttcatccaacCAGAAATTTCTACCTGGCCAAATCCCAGGAATCAGGGCTTGAGCAAATGTAGTGGTGTTCCTTGAGGATAAACATTGCAAATTACAAATGCCTAGACTAGTTTCTCCTTTGCTTAGCTGTTGTGTTTAAGTTCATGTCATGTGGCATGGAATATCCCTTTTACTCAATATGGGTCAACTGTCTGATGCACTCCCAGGATCTTGCCGTCCCCCAGCTCCTGATGGGGAAGGAATGTTGAGAGACAGCGCTGatgctgtgtgagccctgctcagcaggagccaaaGGACTGAGTGTTACCCACACCTTTGTaacacccagcacagagcacagccctgccagggatgctgtggggaaCATGAACCGCATCTCAGCCAGACCCAACACACCCACGAGCCTTGGCTGGCTCCAGGGGcatccagctctctgtgcttgaGACACACCCATCAGCCCTTATCTCCTAGACTTGTccactgggatgggacacagtCTCTTCCTCTCCAGGCCAATGCTACCACTCAGACTGGTGCTGAGAGAGGTGGGCACCAAAACTTACAACAAAAAATGAGGGGATGGAACTGAAGGGATCAGGCTACAGATATTGTCTTGCTCTGAGTGATAGCATCGATGtcctgggtggcactgggaaagTCAAGATCTGTGGACTCTTTTTAGTGCTCAAGCAGCAGGACTTCCAGATCGTCCAAGAAAAGGTGTTCCCAGCAATTCTacccaggaaagcagcaccacATCATTCAGgatccaaagggaaaaacacgGCTCCTCTTTCAAGGAGGAGGTTGGGCAAATTCCGTCTTTGCTGAAGGACCACAAATaccatttttctttaagttaTTAATAGTTACATTCACCCCTATCTTAAGCCTGGACCACTCTGTGGCTGTTTGAAATTTTATTCATCCAATTGTTTTTCACACTGTGATGGACCTTCCCTCTTGTGTCAAAGTGCTGAAGTttggcagctggggcagaaggCAGAAGGAATTGGGATTCAGGGACAGCATTTCACTGGCTCCCTGTTGCGTaagataaaacaggaaaaatcttacaaatatgaatgctcagattctgggaatatagaaaccatgaacgaaattgaaatgaaagccacttttgagGTACCAATccttagttactgaataaaCATGAAACAATAAGATGACCCCtgaaggtaatcccctcttAATAGAGCAATGCCCTCTGCCACACAGCAAGACCAAAGGTTACAGAAAGACTTGCCAGGGTCCAAGAACTAGTgcttagagtttaaaatgtaacaggctatgctaatataaggatttctataggctgtatgtaaatgctatagaagTTCTATATTGTATTACATCGGTTAGtagaaattagaatattcatcatagaagaagatttattgtattgtaaacgggaaatcactgtcttcttttctcctcttctctctttactctctcttttTGCTCTCTtgtccctcttctctctctctccctgcttttatctctttttgtcctgctctggggctgtgccgggcagcccCTAGCAGCgtcttttataataaactgcaactgtaagCTTTAGCTTCAACAGGGCACTTGAGTTTTGTCCAGGACCGTCTATCCCACCACAAAGACTCCCGCAGCTCCACCCATGTATGACAAAGACAGCTCCAACAGCAtccaaaaaaaatataaaggttgCCTGCAGCTCTTTCATCCTGTGTTTGAAGAAGCACAATCTGTACAGGAACAATGCTGGTGGTATGAGAGGCTTGGAGACCCTCTCACAGACCaactctggcacagcagcaaagaCGAGCTGTGCCAGCAAGG encodes:
- the LOC130266545 gene encoding feather keratin Cos1-2-like, with product MSCNPCCQPCGPCPLANSCNECCVRQCQSSHVAIEPPVVLVTLPGPILSSFPQNTAVGSSTSAAIGNILSCGGVPISSGGFDLSCITSCYGGSRCRPC